In Rattus norvegicus strain BN/NHsdMcwi chromosome 1, GRCr8, whole genome shotgun sequence, a genomic segment contains:
- the Carns1 gene encoding carnosine synthase 1 translates to MLCLDPLGTEWDHPLGSKDLDGEEEPWKGGAGLPPTDCFPGPWRQDVSLDCKGSPEEAEARAWTVYYYGLLQSCLQQAGLPETQDRSQAPRTGCPGAEVTLCILGSPSTFLSLLLEGGVQSPGNMLLCLSPAWLMKVASAGQEGEADLLVSKAVSFYPGGLTFLDDFVPPRHATYFLAGLGPEFGHSKEAAELARHLTCPTGGSSELARLLEDRLLMRWLLSQQSGVAVPATLAFTYRPPGLLRGGDTSPGLRLVELSGKEGQETLVKEEVEAFVHSKALGDASQVAVRLSGWRWRGQQVLPLHLQEEPSTVVNTVLGLLEKLEEEESVLVEAMCPPVRLPLPGSPAPGPELAVRICAVVCRIQGDRPLLSKVVCGVGRGDQPVRHHYTLPRSLGVALAQCGLEEEAQVALLEQGIKEAAEAALAAVLALEAGLSVEQRGGRQVHTDFLGVDFVLTVVGRTLTPVVLKLNSGLCLETCGALEGLWAMPRLRRSAEEAAAAPLVETMLRRSGRHLMDGKQLLVIGAGGVSKKFVWEAAQDYGLKLHLVESDPNHFASQLVQTFIHFDVTEHRRDEENARLLAELVRARNLKLDGCFSFWDDCLVLTALLCRELGLPCSPPAAMCLAKQKSRTQLHLLRCQGPPWPSTSLHAVACCPLESEADVERAIYQVPLPGVMKLEFGSGAVGVQLVKDGPQCHEHFSRILHDLQGEADHPGIGLGWGNAMLLMEFVEGTEHDVDLVVFGGRLLAAFVSDNGPTRLPGFTETAACMPTGLAPEQEAQMVQAAFRCCLGCGLLDGVFNVELKMTGAGPRLIEINPRMGGFYLRDWILELYGVDLLLASAMVACGLQPALPAHPRARGYLVGIMCLVSQHLQLLSSPGSRETLQALHDQGQLRLNLLEEALIPGQYEEPYCNVACAGASPAEARHRLLGICQGLGIDRPNYPVAHFLSHFK, encoded by the exons ATG CTCTGCCTGGATCCACTGGGTACAGAGTGGGACCATCCCCTGGGCTCCAAGGACCTGGATGGAGAGGAAGAACCATGGAAAGGAGGCGCTGGTCTGCCACCCACAGACTGCTTCCCTGGGCCCTGGCGCCAGGATGTTAGCCTGGATTGCAAGGGCTCCCCGGAAGAGGCTGAGGCTCGGGCCTGGACTGTGTACTACTACGGTCTCCTTCAGAGCTGTCTGCAGCAAGCTGGCCTTCCTGAGACCCAGGATCGCAGCCAGGCACCTCGTACAG GCTGCCCTGGGGCAGAGGTGACCTTGTGCATTCTGGGTTCCCCCagcaccttcctgtctctgttgcTGGAGGGCGGGGTCCAGAGCCCTG GAAACATGCTCCTTTGCCTGTCCCCTGCCTGGCTGATGAAGGTGGCTTCTGCAGGCcaagagggagaggcagaccTGTTGGTCTCCAAGGCTGTGAGCTTCTATCCAGGAGGCCTGACattcctggatgattttgttcccCCTCGCCATGCCACCTACTTCCTGGCAGGCCTAGGGCCAGAATTTGGCCACAGCAAGGAGGCGGCAGAGCTGGCCCGGCATCTCACTTGCCCCACTGGAGGCTCATCGGAGCTGGCACGGCTGCTGGAGGACCGGCTGCTGATGAGGTGGTTGCTGTCCCAGCAGAGTGGTGTAGCTGTGCCAGCTACCCTGGCTTTCACTTATAGGCCTCCAGGGCTGCTTCGGGGAGGGGATACCAGCCCTGGACTACGGCTGGTGGAGCTCAGTGGGAAGGAGGGCCAGGAAACACTGGTGAAAGAGGAAGTAGAGGCCTTTGTGCACTCCAAGGCCTTGGGTGATGCTTCACAG GTGGCTGTGAGGCTCAGTGGCTGGCGCTGGCGGGGACAGCAGGTATTGCCTCTGCACCTGCAGGAAGAGCCATCCACAGTGGTGaacacagtgctgggattgctggagaagctggaggaggaggagagtgtcCTTGTGGAGGCCATGTGCCCACCTGTCCGGCTGCCCTTACCAG GGAGTCCTGCACCTGGCCCTGAGCTGGCTGTGCGTATCTGTGCAGTGGTGTGTCGGATTCAGGGTGATAGGCCCCTACTGAGTAAG GTGGTGTGTGGCGTGGGCCGAGGGGATCAACCCGTGCGGCACCACTATACCCTGCCGAGGTCACTGGGGGTGGCGCTGGCCCAGTGTGGCCTGGAAGAAGAGGCACAGGTGGCGCTACTGGAGCAGGGCATCAAAGAAGCAGCTGAGGCCGCGTTGGCCGCAGTGCTGGCCCTGGAGGCCGGACTGAGTGTGGAGCAGCGTGGTGGACGCCAAGTGCACACTGACTTCCTCG GCGTGGACTTCGTTCTCACAGTGGTCGGACGCACGCTGACTCCCGTGGTCCTTAAGCTGAATAGTGGCCTGTGCCTAGAGACATGCGGCGCGCTCGAGGGACTGTGGGCCATGCCACGCCTGAGACGCTCAGCTGAGGAGGCAGCAGCCGCACCGCTGGTGGAGACCATGCTGCGGCGCTCAGGGCGCCACCTCATGGACGGAAAGCAGCTGCTGGTGATCGGCGCCGGCGGCGTCAGCAAGAAGTTCGTGTGGGAGGCGGCGCAGGACTACGGACTGAAG CTGCACTTGGTGGAATCAGACCCCAACCACTTTGCATCCCAGCTGGTCCAGACCTTCATCCACTTTGATGTGACTGAGCACCGGAGGGATGAGGAGAATGCTCGGCTGCTGGCTGAGCTGGTACGGGCACGGAACCTGAAGCTAGATGGCTGTTTCTCCTTCTGGGATGACTGCTTGGTGCTTACTGCTCTCCTCTGTCGTGAGCTGGGTCTGCCCTGCAGCCCCCCAGCTGCCATGTGCTTGGCAAAGCAGAAGAGCCGCACCCAACTGCATCTGTTGCGATGCCAGGGCCCACCCTGGCCTTCGACTTCCCTCCATGCCGTGGCCTGCTGCCCACTGGAGAGCGAGGCTGACGTAGAGAGAGCCATTTACCAGGTACCTCTGCCCGGTGTGATGAAACTGGAATTTGGGTCAGGAGCCGTAGGCGTGCAGCTGGTGAAGGATGGGCCACAGTGCCACGAGCACTTTTCCCGGATCCTCCATGACTTGCAGGGTGAGGCTGACCACCCAGGCATTGGACTGGGCTGGGGCAATGCCATGCTACTGATGGAGTTTGTGGAGGGCACAGAGCATGACGTGGACCTGGTGGTGTTTGGTGGACGGCTGCTGGCTGCTTTTGTCTCTGATAATGGCCCCACAAGGCTGCCTGGCTTCACAGAGACTGCTGCCTGCATGCCCACTGGGCTAGCACCAGAgcaggaggcccagatggtgcAGGCAGCTTTTCGCTGCTGCCTGGGCTGTGGGCTGCTGGATGGGGTTTTCAATGTGGAGCTCAAGATGACTGGGGCTGGGCCGAGGCTCATTGAGATCAACCCTCGAATGGGAGGGTTCTACCTTCGAGACTGGATCCTGGAACTCTATGGTGTGGATTTGCTTTTGGCTTCTGCAATGGTGGCCTGTGGCCTGCAGCCTGCCTTGCCTGCCCACCCTCGTGCCCGTGGCTACCTAGTGGGCATCATGTGCCTGGTGTCCCAGCACCTACAGCTGCTGAGTTCCCCTGGCAGTCGAGAGACTCTGCAAGCTCTCCATGACCAGGGTCAATTACGACTCAATCTGCTGGAGGAGGCCCTGATACCTGGCCAGTATGAGGAGCCCTATTGCAATGTGGCTTGTGCTGGGGCCAGCCCTGCTGAGGCCCGTCACCGCCTGCTAGGCATCTGTCAGGGCTTGGGCATTGACAGGCCCAACTACCCAGTTGCCCATTTCCTGTCTCATTTCAAATAG
- the Carns1 gene encoding carnosine synthase 1 isoform X3, with protein MLCLDPLGTEWDHPLGSKDLDGEEEPWKGGAGLPPTDCFPGPWRQDVSLDCKGSPEEAEARAWTVYYYGLLQSCLQQAGLPETQDRSQAPRTGCPGAEVTLCILGSPSTFLSLLLEGGVQSPGNMLLCLSPAWLMKVASAGQEGEADLLVSKAVSFYPGGLTFLDDFVPPRHATYFLAGLGPEFGHSKEAAELARHLTCPTGGSSELARLLEDRLLMRWLLSQQSGVAVPATLAFTYRPPGLLRGGDTSPGLRLVELSGKEGQETLVKEEVEAFVHSKALGDASQVAVRLSGWRWRGQQVLPLHLQEEPSTVVNTVLGLLEKLEEEESVLVEAMCPPVRLPLPGSPAPGPELAVRICAVVCRIQGDRPLLSKVVCGVGRGDQPVRHHYTLPRSLGVALAQCGLEEEAQVALLEQGIKEAAEAALAAVLALEAGLSVEQRGGRQVHTDFLGVDFVLTVVGRTLTPVVLKLNSGLCLETCGALEGLWAMPRLRRSAEEAAAAPLVETMLRRSGRHLMDGKQLLVIGAGGVSKKFVWEAAQDYGLKVGGTRPKSCSDCCTWWNQTPTTLHPSWSRPSSTLM; from the exons ATG CTCTGCCTGGATCCACTGGGTACAGAGTGGGACCATCCCCTGGGCTCCAAGGACCTGGATGGAGAGGAAGAACCATGGAAAGGAGGCGCTGGTCTGCCACCCACAGACTGCTTCCCTGGGCCCTGGCGCCAGGATGTTAGCCTGGATTGCAAGGGCTCCCCGGAAGAGGCTGAGGCTCGGGCCTGGACTGTGTACTACTACGGTCTCCTTCAGAGCTGTCTGCAGCAAGCTGGCCTTCCTGAGACCCAGGATCGCAGCCAGGCACCTCGTACAG GCTGCCCTGGGGCAGAGGTGACCTTGTGCATTCTGGGTTCCCCCagcaccttcctgtctctgttgcTGGAGGGCGGGGTCCAGAGCCCTG GAAACATGCTCCTTTGCCTGTCCCCTGCCTGGCTGATGAAGGTGGCTTCTGCAGGCcaagagggagaggcagaccTGTTGGTCTCCAAGGCTGTGAGCTTCTATCCAGGAGGCCTGACattcctggatgattttgttcccCCTCGCCATGCCACCTACTTCCTGGCAGGCCTAGGGCCAGAATTTGGCCACAGCAAGGAGGCGGCAGAGCTGGCCCGGCATCTCACTTGCCCCACTGGAGGCTCATCGGAGCTGGCACGGCTGCTGGAGGACCGGCTGCTGATGAGGTGGTTGCTGTCCCAGCAGAGTGGTGTAGCTGTGCCAGCTACCCTGGCTTTCACTTATAGGCCTCCAGGGCTGCTTCGGGGAGGGGATACCAGCCCTGGACTACGGCTGGTGGAGCTCAGTGGGAAGGAGGGCCAGGAAACACTGGTGAAAGAGGAAGTAGAGGCCTTTGTGCACTCCAAGGCCTTGGGTGATGCTTCACAG GTGGCTGTGAGGCTCAGTGGCTGGCGCTGGCGGGGACAGCAGGTATTGCCTCTGCACCTGCAGGAAGAGCCATCCACAGTGGTGaacacagtgctgggattgctggagaagctggaggaggaggagagtgtcCTTGTGGAGGCCATGTGCCCACCTGTCCGGCTGCCCTTACCAG GGAGTCCTGCACCTGGCCCTGAGCTGGCTGTGCGTATCTGTGCAGTGGTGTGTCGGATTCAGGGTGATAGGCCCCTACTGAGTAAG GTGGTGTGTGGCGTGGGCCGAGGGGATCAACCCGTGCGGCACCACTATACCCTGCCGAGGTCACTGGGGGTGGCGCTGGCCCAGTGTGGCCTGGAAGAAGAGGCACAGGTGGCGCTACTGGAGCAGGGCATCAAAGAAGCAGCTGAGGCCGCGTTGGCCGCAGTGCTGGCCCTGGAGGCCGGACTGAGTGTGGAGCAGCGTGGTGGACGCCAAGTGCACACTGACTTCCTCG GCGTGGACTTCGTTCTCACAGTGGTCGGACGCACGCTGACTCCCGTGGTCCTTAAGCTGAATAGTGGCCTGTGCCTAGAGACATGCGGCGCGCTCGAGGGACTGTGGGCCATGCCACGCCTGAGACGCTCAGCTGAGGAGGCAGCAGCCGCACCGCTGGTGGAGACCATGCTGCGGCGCTCAGGGCGCCACCTCATGGACGGAAAGCAGCTGCTGGTGATCGGCGCCGGCGGCGTCAGCAAGAAGTTCGTGTGGGAGGCGGCGCAGGACTACGGACTGAAGGTGGGCGGGACGCGGCCCAAATCGTGTTCTGATTG CTGCACTTGGTGGAATCAGACCCCAACCACTTTGCATCCCAGCTGGTCCAGACCTTCATCCACTTTGATGTGA
- the Carns1 gene encoding carnosine synthase 1 isoform X1 yields MDAAEQLRSQDASLFHRSGCPGAEVTLCILGSPSTFLSLLLEGGVQSPGNMLLCLSPAWLMKVASAGQEGEADLLVSKAVSFYPGGLTFLDDFVPPRHATYFLAGLGPEFGHSKEAAELARHLTCPTGGSSELARLLEDRLLMRWLLSQQSGVAVPATLAFTYRPPGLLRGGDTSPGLRLVELSGKEGQETLVKEEVEAFVHSKALGDASQVAVRLSGWRWRGQQVLPLHLQEEPSTVVNTVLGLLEKLEEEESVLVEAMCPPVRLPLPGSPAPGPELAVRICAVVCRIQGDRPLLSKVVCGVGRGDQPVRHHYTLPRSLGVALAQCGLEEEAQVALLEQGIKEAAEAALAAVLALEAGLSVEQRGGRQVHTDFLGVDFVLTVVGRTLTPVVLKLNSGLCLETCGALEGLWAMPRLRRSAEEAAAAPLVETMLRRSGRHLMDGKQLLVIGAGGVSKKFVWEAAQDYGLKLHLVESDPNHFASQLVQTFIHFDVTEHRRDEENARLLAELVRARNLKLDGCFSFWDDCLVLTALLCRELGLPCSPPAAMCLAKQKSRTQLHLLRCQGPPWPSTSLHAVACCPLESEADVERAIYQVPLPGVMKLEFGSGAVGVQLVKDGPQCHEHFSRILHDLQGEADHPGIGLGWGNAMLLMEFVEGTEHDVDLVVFGGRLLAAFVSDNGPTRLPGFTETAACMPTGLAPEQEAQMVQAAFRCCLGCGLLDGVFNVELKMTGAGPRLIEINPRMGGFYLRDWILELYGVDLLLASAMVACGLQPALPAHPRARGYLVGIMCLVSQHLQLLSSPGSRETLQALHDQGQLRLNLLEEALIPGQYEEPYCNVACAGASPAEARHRLLGICQGLGIDRPNYPVAHFLSHFK; encoded by the exons ATGGATGCAGCTGAGCAGTTGCGATCCCAAGATGCCTCCTTGTTTCATAGATCAG GCTGCCCTGGGGCAGAGGTGACCTTGTGCATTCTGGGTTCCCCCagcaccttcctgtctctgttgcTGGAGGGCGGGGTCCAGAGCCCTG GAAACATGCTCCTTTGCCTGTCCCCTGCCTGGCTGATGAAGGTGGCTTCTGCAGGCcaagagggagaggcagaccTGTTGGTCTCCAAGGCTGTGAGCTTCTATCCAGGAGGCCTGACattcctggatgattttgttcccCCTCGCCATGCCACCTACTTCCTGGCAGGCCTAGGGCCAGAATTTGGCCACAGCAAGGAGGCGGCAGAGCTGGCCCGGCATCTCACTTGCCCCACTGGAGGCTCATCGGAGCTGGCACGGCTGCTGGAGGACCGGCTGCTGATGAGGTGGTTGCTGTCCCAGCAGAGTGGTGTAGCTGTGCCAGCTACCCTGGCTTTCACTTATAGGCCTCCAGGGCTGCTTCGGGGAGGGGATACCAGCCCTGGACTACGGCTGGTGGAGCTCAGTGGGAAGGAGGGCCAGGAAACACTGGTGAAAGAGGAAGTAGAGGCCTTTGTGCACTCCAAGGCCTTGGGTGATGCTTCACAG GTGGCTGTGAGGCTCAGTGGCTGGCGCTGGCGGGGACAGCAGGTATTGCCTCTGCACCTGCAGGAAGAGCCATCCACAGTGGTGaacacagtgctgggattgctggagaagctggaggaggaggagagtgtcCTTGTGGAGGCCATGTGCCCACCTGTCCGGCTGCCCTTACCAG GGAGTCCTGCACCTGGCCCTGAGCTGGCTGTGCGTATCTGTGCAGTGGTGTGTCGGATTCAGGGTGATAGGCCCCTACTGAGTAAG GTGGTGTGTGGCGTGGGCCGAGGGGATCAACCCGTGCGGCACCACTATACCCTGCCGAGGTCACTGGGGGTGGCGCTGGCCCAGTGTGGCCTGGAAGAAGAGGCACAGGTGGCGCTACTGGAGCAGGGCATCAAAGAAGCAGCTGAGGCCGCGTTGGCCGCAGTGCTGGCCCTGGAGGCCGGACTGAGTGTGGAGCAGCGTGGTGGACGCCAAGTGCACACTGACTTCCTCG GCGTGGACTTCGTTCTCACAGTGGTCGGACGCACGCTGACTCCCGTGGTCCTTAAGCTGAATAGTGGCCTGTGCCTAGAGACATGCGGCGCGCTCGAGGGACTGTGGGCCATGCCACGCCTGAGACGCTCAGCTGAGGAGGCAGCAGCCGCACCGCTGGTGGAGACCATGCTGCGGCGCTCAGGGCGCCACCTCATGGACGGAAAGCAGCTGCTGGTGATCGGCGCCGGCGGCGTCAGCAAGAAGTTCGTGTGGGAGGCGGCGCAGGACTACGGACTGAAG CTGCACTTGGTGGAATCAGACCCCAACCACTTTGCATCCCAGCTGGTCCAGACCTTCATCCACTTTGATGTGACTGAGCACCGGAGGGATGAGGAGAATGCTCGGCTGCTGGCTGAGCTGGTACGGGCACGGAACCTGAAGCTAGATGGCTGTTTCTCCTTCTGGGATGACTGCTTGGTGCTTACTGCTCTCCTCTGTCGTGAGCTGGGTCTGCCCTGCAGCCCCCCAGCTGCCATGTGCTTGGCAAAGCAGAAGAGCCGCACCCAACTGCATCTGTTGCGATGCCAGGGCCCACCCTGGCCTTCGACTTCCCTCCATGCCGTGGCCTGCTGCCCACTGGAGAGCGAGGCTGACGTAGAGAGAGCCATTTACCAGGTACCTCTGCCCGGTGTGATGAAACTGGAATTTGGGTCAGGAGCCGTAGGCGTGCAGCTGGTGAAGGATGGGCCACAGTGCCACGAGCACTTTTCCCGGATCCTCCATGACTTGCAGGGTGAGGCTGACCACCCAGGCATTGGACTGGGCTGGGGCAATGCCATGCTACTGATGGAGTTTGTGGAGGGCACAGAGCATGACGTGGACCTGGTGGTGTTTGGTGGACGGCTGCTGGCTGCTTTTGTCTCTGATAATGGCCCCACAAGGCTGCCTGGCTTCACAGAGACTGCTGCCTGCATGCCCACTGGGCTAGCACCAGAgcaggaggcccagatggtgcAGGCAGCTTTTCGCTGCTGCCTGGGCTGTGGGCTGCTGGATGGGGTTTTCAATGTGGAGCTCAAGATGACTGGGGCTGGGCCGAGGCTCATTGAGATCAACCCTCGAATGGGAGGGTTCTACCTTCGAGACTGGATCCTGGAACTCTATGGTGTGGATTTGCTTTTGGCTTCTGCAATGGTGGCCTGTGGCCTGCAGCCTGCCTTGCCTGCCCACCCTCGTGCCCGTGGCTACCTAGTGGGCATCATGTGCCTGGTGTCCCAGCACCTACAGCTGCTGAGTTCCCCTGGCAGTCGAGAGACTCTGCAAGCTCTCCATGACCAGGGTCAATTACGACTCAATCTGCTGGAGGAGGCCCTGATACCTGGCCAGTATGAGGAGCCCTATTGCAATGTGGCTTGTGCTGGGGCCAGCCCTGCTGAGGCCCGTCACCGCCTGCTAGGCATCTGTCAGGGCTTGGGCATTGACAGGCCCAACTACCCAGTTGCCCATTTCCTGTCTCATTTCAAATAG
- the Carns1 gene encoding carnosine synthase 1 isoform X2, producing MLLCLSPAWLMKVASAGQEGEADLLVSKAVSFYPGGLTFLDDFVPPRHATYFLAGLGPEFGHSKEAAELARHLTCPTGGSSELARLLEDRLLMRWLLSQQSGVAVPATLAFTYRPPGLLRGGDTSPGLRLVELSGKEGQETLVKEEVEAFVHSKALGDASQVAVRLSGWRWRGQQVLPLHLQEEPSTVVNTVLGLLEKLEEEESVLVEAMCPPVRLPLPGSPAPGPELAVRICAVVCRIQGDRPLLSKVVCGVGRGDQPVRHHYTLPRSLGVALAQCGLEEEAQVALLEQGIKEAAEAALAAVLALEAGLSVEQRGGRQVHTDFLGVDFVLTVVGRTLTPVVLKLNSGLCLETCGALEGLWAMPRLRRSAEEAAAAPLVETMLRRSGRHLMDGKQLLVIGAGGVSKKFVWEAAQDYGLKLHLVESDPNHFASQLVQTFIHFDVTEHRRDEENARLLAELVRARNLKLDGCFSFWDDCLVLTALLCRELGLPCSPPAAMCLAKQKSRTQLHLLRCQGPPWPSTSLHAVACCPLESEADVERAIYQVPLPGVMKLEFGSGAVGVQLVKDGPQCHEHFSRILHDLQGEADHPGIGLGWGNAMLLMEFVEGTEHDVDLVVFGGRLLAAFVSDNGPTRLPGFTETAACMPTGLAPEQEAQMVQAAFRCCLGCGLLDGVFNVELKMTGAGPRLIEINPRMGGFYLRDWILELYGVDLLLASAMVACGLQPALPAHPRARGYLVGIMCLVSQHLQLLSSPGSRETLQALHDQGQLRLNLLEEALIPGQYEEPYCNVACAGASPAEARHRLLGICQGLGIDRPNYPVAHFLSHFK from the exons ATGCTCCTTTGCCTGTCCCCTGCCTGGCTGATGAAGGTGGCTTCTGCAGGCcaagagggagaggcagaccTGTTGGTCTCCAAGGCTGTGAGCTTCTATCCAGGAGGCCTGACattcctggatgattttgttcccCCTCGCCATGCCACCTACTTCCTGGCAGGCCTAGGGCCAGAATTTGGCCACAGCAAGGAGGCGGCAGAGCTGGCCCGGCATCTCACTTGCCCCACTGGAGGCTCATCGGAGCTGGCACGGCTGCTGGAGGACCGGCTGCTGATGAGGTGGTTGCTGTCCCAGCAGAGTGGTGTAGCTGTGCCAGCTACCCTGGCTTTCACTTATAGGCCTCCAGGGCTGCTTCGGGGAGGGGATACCAGCCCTGGACTACGGCTGGTGGAGCTCAGTGGGAAGGAGGGCCAGGAAACACTGGTGAAAGAGGAAGTAGAGGCCTTTGTGCACTCCAAGGCCTTGGGTGATGCTTCACAG GTGGCTGTGAGGCTCAGTGGCTGGCGCTGGCGGGGACAGCAGGTATTGCCTCTGCACCTGCAGGAAGAGCCATCCACAGTGGTGaacacagtgctgggattgctggagaagctggaggaggaggagagtgtcCTTGTGGAGGCCATGTGCCCACCTGTCCGGCTGCCCTTACCAG GGAGTCCTGCACCTGGCCCTGAGCTGGCTGTGCGTATCTGTGCAGTGGTGTGTCGGATTCAGGGTGATAGGCCCCTACTGAGTAAG GTGGTGTGTGGCGTGGGCCGAGGGGATCAACCCGTGCGGCACCACTATACCCTGCCGAGGTCACTGGGGGTGGCGCTGGCCCAGTGTGGCCTGGAAGAAGAGGCACAGGTGGCGCTACTGGAGCAGGGCATCAAAGAAGCAGCTGAGGCCGCGTTGGCCGCAGTGCTGGCCCTGGAGGCCGGACTGAGTGTGGAGCAGCGTGGTGGACGCCAAGTGCACACTGACTTCCTCG GCGTGGACTTCGTTCTCACAGTGGTCGGACGCACGCTGACTCCCGTGGTCCTTAAGCTGAATAGTGGCCTGTGCCTAGAGACATGCGGCGCGCTCGAGGGACTGTGGGCCATGCCACGCCTGAGACGCTCAGCTGAGGAGGCAGCAGCCGCACCGCTGGTGGAGACCATGCTGCGGCGCTCAGGGCGCCACCTCATGGACGGAAAGCAGCTGCTGGTGATCGGCGCCGGCGGCGTCAGCAAGAAGTTCGTGTGGGAGGCGGCGCAGGACTACGGACTGAAG CTGCACTTGGTGGAATCAGACCCCAACCACTTTGCATCCCAGCTGGTCCAGACCTTCATCCACTTTGATGTGACTGAGCACCGGAGGGATGAGGAGAATGCTCGGCTGCTGGCTGAGCTGGTACGGGCACGGAACCTGAAGCTAGATGGCTGTTTCTCCTTCTGGGATGACTGCTTGGTGCTTACTGCTCTCCTCTGTCGTGAGCTGGGTCTGCCCTGCAGCCCCCCAGCTGCCATGTGCTTGGCAAAGCAGAAGAGCCGCACCCAACTGCATCTGTTGCGATGCCAGGGCCCACCCTGGCCTTCGACTTCCCTCCATGCCGTGGCCTGCTGCCCACTGGAGAGCGAGGCTGACGTAGAGAGAGCCATTTACCAGGTACCTCTGCCCGGTGTGATGAAACTGGAATTTGGGTCAGGAGCCGTAGGCGTGCAGCTGGTGAAGGATGGGCCACAGTGCCACGAGCACTTTTCCCGGATCCTCCATGACTTGCAGGGTGAGGCTGACCACCCAGGCATTGGACTGGGCTGGGGCAATGCCATGCTACTGATGGAGTTTGTGGAGGGCACAGAGCATGACGTGGACCTGGTGGTGTTTGGTGGACGGCTGCTGGCTGCTTTTGTCTCTGATAATGGCCCCACAAGGCTGCCTGGCTTCACAGAGACTGCTGCCTGCATGCCCACTGGGCTAGCACCAGAgcaggaggcccagatggtgcAGGCAGCTTTTCGCTGCTGCCTGGGCTGTGGGCTGCTGGATGGGGTTTTCAATGTGGAGCTCAAGATGACTGGGGCTGGGCCGAGGCTCATTGAGATCAACCCTCGAATGGGAGGGTTCTACCTTCGAGACTGGATCCTGGAACTCTATGGTGTGGATTTGCTTTTGGCTTCTGCAATGGTGGCCTGTGGCCTGCAGCCTGCCTTGCCTGCCCACCCTCGTGCCCGTGGCTACCTAGTGGGCATCATGTGCCTGGTGTCCCAGCACCTACAGCTGCTGAGTTCCCCTGGCAGTCGAGAGACTCTGCAAGCTCTCCATGACCAGGGTCAATTACGACTCAATCTGCTGGAGGAGGCCCTGATACCTGGCCAGTATGAGGAGCCCTATTGCAATGTGGCTTGTGCTGGGGCCAGCCCTGCTGAGGCCCGTCACCGCCTGCTAGGCATCTGTCAGGGCTTGGGCATTGACAGGCCCAACTACCCAGTTGCCCATTTCCTGTCTCATTTCAAATAG